A window from Corynebacterium urogenitale encodes these proteins:
- a CDS encoding purple acid phosphatase family protein, translating into MNRRLITMTTALAVGLTTATAAPIAVAQEASANTDATDIIISPGSDETQINLAWRTSSLNPSAEFVQWAPSAAIVDGAFPKDASTSEATRRLGGAADYHNAATITGLKENTEYSYRLGSDERGWSQVHTFDTESFGDDWNFLFVGDPQVGASGNRDKDTEGWLAATKAATAQFPDSSLLHSGGDQVNIAVSRNEYTSFFSNPTLRELPTSVVRGNHEKGGSLYDRMYNMPNGSNDNYWYEHNNALFVSLDSNNSDIEAHKTFLRETISAHGADKDWIILSFHHAPYSQGTHHDDGNLTPLREELAPTISELGVDAVLSGHDHIYTRSHLMNGNEPVLPTEGATGAERAGKPGDVLHPKKGEALYITGSSSSGSKFYDFMAKDGTRIKDATVEDTFAQDQPLDSTAWWNQDRTPDYTNIQVTPEKLTLTTYNVADNSVVDEVTLAKGASDEPEQDDSSSEGSDVLAGSDDLSSGSSSDLFLR; encoded by the coding sequence ATGAATCGTCGCCTCATCACAATGACCACGGCTCTCGCCGTGGGTTTGACCACTGCCACCGCTGCCCCCATCGCCGTCGCTCAAGAAGCATCAGCCAATACCGACGCCACGGATATCATCATCTCCCCCGGTAGTGATGAAACCCAGATCAATCTGGCGTGGCGTACGAGCAGCTTGAACCCTAGTGCTGAATTCGTCCAGTGGGCGCCGTCCGCTGCTATCGTCGACGGCGCATTCCCCAAGGACGCCAGCACAAGCGAGGCCACTCGTCGCCTCGGCGGCGCAGCGGACTACCATAACGCAGCCACCATCACCGGCTTGAAGGAGAACACCGAGTACTCCTACCGCCTCGGCAGCGACGAGCGTGGTTGGTCCCAGGTACACACCTTCGATACGGAATCCTTCGGCGATGACTGGAACTTCCTCTTTGTCGGTGATCCTCAGGTGGGAGCTAGCGGTAACCGCGACAAGGACACAGAGGGCTGGCTGGCAGCAACGAAGGCCGCCACGGCTCAGTTTCCCGATTCTTCCTTGCTGCACTCCGGTGGCGATCAGGTGAACATCGCGGTCAGCCGCAATGAGTACACGTCCTTCTTCAGCAATCCCACTCTGCGTGAGCTCCCAACCTCTGTCGTCCGCGGTAACCACGAGAAGGGTGGCAGCCTTTATGACCGCATGTACAACATGCCGAATGGGTCGAATGACAACTACTGGTACGAGCACAACAACGCGTTGTTCGTGAGCCTTGATTCCAACAACAGCGATATCGAAGCGCACAAGACCTTCCTGCGTGAGACGATCTCCGCGCACGGTGCGGACAAGGACTGGATTATCCTCAGCTTCCACCACGCACCGTACAGCCAGGGCACCCACCACGACGATGGCAACCTGACCCCTTTGCGCGAAGAGCTCGCGCCAACGATCAGCGAGCTGGGTGTGGATGCCGTCCTCAGTGGCCACGATCATATTTACACCCGCAGCCACCTCATGAATGGCAACGAACCCGTGCTCCCAACTGAGGGCGCCACCGGGGCAGAACGAGCTGGCAAGCCTGGCGATGTCCTGCACCCGAAGAAGGGCGAAGCCCTCTACATCACCGGTAGTTCCTCCTCCGGTTCTAAGTTCTACGACTTCATGGCTAAGGACGGCACCCGCATTAAGGATGCCACCGTGGAGGATACTTTCGCACAGGATCAGCCACTCGATTCCACCGCTTGGTGGAACCAAGACCGCACACCGGATTACACCAATATCCAGGTGACTCCCGAGAAGCTGACCTTGACCACCTACAACGTGGCGGACAACTCTGTGGTGGATGAAGTCACGTTGGCCAAGGGCGCCTCCGATGAACCGGAGCAGGACGACTCCTCCTCGGAGGGATCTGACGTGCTGGCGGGCTCTGATGATCTCTCGAGCGGTTCTTCGAGCGACCTTTTTCTCCGATAG
- a CDS encoding FHA domain-containing protein, whose amino-acid sequence MLANPPIGPRIRVDDLIGTRRVLTPGEEVTIGRAADFLVGDDDEFLHRTLLVLWFNGSAWMMRNIGSRLIVQIEPRGRDAFTQVSLGPGAEAPLLPGPSAVIFSTPDRTYELHIDVENAGNRAPGVRPGGIAAPATQGNWNPNSEQQELLGLMAEPMARHHGVPDGELYSVKQLAQKLEWTEKKTNSKIERICASLANTGVVLDKPFAKSLARYAHANRHLFERRSRW is encoded by the coding sequence TTGCTAGCAAACCCACCAATCGGCCCTCGTATCCGTGTGGATGACCTCATTGGCACCCGTCGCGTCCTCACTCCCGGTGAAGAAGTGACGATTGGCCGCGCCGCAGACTTCCTCGTTGGCGATGATGATGAGTTCCTCCACCGCACGTTGTTGGTCCTGTGGTTTAACGGCAGCGCATGGATGATGCGAAATATCGGCAGCCGGTTGATTGTGCAGATTGAACCGCGTGGTCGCGATGCCTTCACGCAGGTTTCCCTGGGTCCCGGTGCGGAGGCCCCTTTGCTGCCCGGCCCGTCTGCCGTGATTTTTTCGACGCCAGATCGCACCTACGAATTGCACATTGATGTGGAGAATGCGGGCAATCGTGCGCCGGGTGTGCGCCCCGGCGGAATCGCTGCTCCAGCAACGCAGGGCAATTGGAATCCGAACTCCGAGCAGCAGGAGTTGCTCGGGCTGATGGCAGAGCCCATGGCACGGCATCACGGGGTGCCGGATGGAGAGCTTTATAGCGTGAAGCAGTTGGCGCAGAAACTCGAGTGGACCGAAAAGAAGACGAATTCCAAGATCGAGCGCATCTGTGCTTCCTTAGCGAACACTGGTGTAGTGCTGGATAAGCCGTTTGCCAAGTCCCTTGCGCGTTATGCGCACGCTAACCGTCATCTATTTGAAAGAAGGTCACGCTGGTGA
- a CDS encoding phospho-sugar mutase, whose product MSELHFGTAGLRAPVGPGVDQMNVSSVTRVTAGVAQWMRKKRTPRHADGRFYVAVGFDARYGSHQMARATAETFAGAGFEVTLIADPAATPILAWLVKNRQLDAGVQITASHNPAGDNGYKLYLDGGQQLLSPADEEIEAEICTQPAAAQIPRSESKSMDLAAKNGYVTAISALVATGEQKQLAPRRTLKILYTPMHGVGGEALESALRVSGFGDVHYVASQRWPDPTFPTVDFPNPEEPGATDLLLEEAREIQPDLVIALDPDADRCMLGVKDPSDEQYGYRMLRGDETGPLIAERVLKQHWQSNDSTARPVVATTVVSSQLLGAMARSRGWDYVETLTGFKHLARAAEGRPGELAFAYEEAIGTCPAPHVVADKDGVATALIAAAWTAELKEHGRTLLDELEALEKEFGSYRTAQVSARFATAAEAAAKVESFRDNPPEQLAGIAVTAEKITDSAGQSTAGVKLTGAEGDLSLRVVARPSGTEPKAKFYLEVTGPADQAATVEQRLARLEQDIAQT is encoded by the coding sequence ATGAGCGAACTGCATTTCGGCACGGCAGGGCTGCGGGCACCCGTCGGCCCAGGAGTGGACCAGATGAACGTGTCCTCCGTGACACGAGTGACCGCTGGCGTCGCTCAATGGATGCGCAAGAAGCGCACACCTCGCCACGCAGACGGCCGTTTTTATGTTGCTGTGGGTTTCGATGCGCGCTACGGCTCCCACCAGATGGCACGCGCGACGGCAGAGACCTTCGCAGGCGCGGGGTTTGAAGTCACGCTCATCGCCGATCCGGCTGCTACGCCGATCCTCGCGTGGCTTGTGAAAAACCGCCAGTTGGATGCAGGCGTGCAGATCACTGCGAGCCACAATCCAGCCGGCGATAACGGCTACAAGCTGTACTTGGACGGCGGGCAGCAGTTGTTGTCCCCCGCTGACGAGGAAATCGAAGCGGAAATCTGCACTCAGCCAGCCGCCGCGCAGATCCCTCGCTCCGAGTCCAAGTCGATGGACCTCGCAGCGAAGAATGGCTACGTCACAGCTATCTCTGCGCTCGTCGCCACCGGAGAACAGAAGCAGCTGGCGCCCCGCCGCACCCTGAAGATTCTCTACACACCGATGCACGGCGTGGGCGGCGAAGCGCTAGAGTCCGCGCTGAGGGTCAGTGGTTTTGGCGATGTGCATTATGTCGCTTCCCAGCGCTGGCCGGATCCGACCTTCCCCACCGTGGATTTCCCCAACCCCGAAGAACCGGGCGCCACGGACCTTCTGCTGGAGGAGGCCAGGGAGATCCAACCGGACCTGGTGATCGCTTTGGATCCGGATGCTGATCGCTGCATGTTGGGTGTAAAGGATCCGTCTGACGAGCAGTACGGCTATCGCATGCTCCGCGGGGACGAGACCGGTCCGCTGATCGCTGAGCGGGTTCTCAAGCAGCACTGGCAGTCGAATGACTCGACCGCCCGCCCTGTTGTTGCCACTACTGTGGTGTCCAGCCAATTGCTCGGCGCAATGGCACGCAGCAGAGGATGGGACTATGTGGAGACGCTCACGGGCTTTAAGCACTTGGCTCGTGCTGCGGAGGGTCGGCCTGGTGAATTGGCCTTCGCTTACGAAGAAGCCATCGGCACCTGCCCTGCACCACACGTGGTGGCAGATAAGGATGGTGTGGCGACGGCGCTCATCGCTGCAGCGTGGACGGCTGAGCTGAAGGAGCATGGCCGCACACTATTGGATGAGCTCGAGGCCTTGGAAAAGGAGTTTGGTTCCTACCGGACGGCACAGGTCAGCGCCCGTTTTGCAACGGCTGCGGAAGCTGCGGCGAAAGTGGAGAGCTTCCGCGACAACCCACCAGAGCAGCTCGCTGGCATCGCGGTCACGGCGGAGAAAATCACAGACTCCGCAGGCCAGAGCACCGCGGGAGTGAAGCTAACGGGTGCCGAGGGAGACCTATCGCTGCGCGTTGTGGCGCGCCCCTCCGGCACGGAGCCGAAGGCCAAGTTCTATTTGGAGGTCACCGGCCCTGCCGACCAGGCAGCTACTGTGGAGCAGCGCCTCGCCCGGCTGGAGCAGGACATCGCGCAGACCTGA
- a CDS encoding C40 family peptidase produces MNIVSLLEPLASLAPSPMDVGLSARLPTVGDLGVEQIVPSIRAAVEGLAGDAMSAKLGSAVDSVQQSLGVGDELDGIADRGASAVDAAISDITLIAKDCLRDVVEHLLSTSATPGPLAWISGAGVLPLVEEHRLRAQQRLQELGSELGGLTREVEGVEIPHSPGAPVASNSPHPTSTLHSHEEATASIGTAAGGESMVAGAPNAQAAAAVSAAKTALGTPYQWGGNVPGVGLDCSGLTQWAYAQAGVQIPRTADAQAIGMQVSRDQLAPGDLVVWDGHVAMAVGNGQMIEAGDPVQINPVRTENIGMNFLGFYRPTV; encoded by the coding sequence ATGAATATCGTGAGTTTGTTGGAGCCTTTGGCTTCGCTAGCGCCCTCCCCCATGGACGTAGGATTGTCTGCTCGGCTGCCAACCGTTGGCGATCTAGGGGTTGAACAGATAGTGCCCAGCATCCGTGCGGCGGTTGAAGGACTCGCTGGTGACGCGATGTCGGCCAAGCTGGGTAGTGCCGTGGATTCTGTGCAGCAATCACTTGGGGTTGGCGATGAGCTGGACGGAATTGCTGACCGTGGTGCCAGCGCGGTCGATGCGGCAATTTCGGACATCACGCTGATCGCTAAGGACTGCTTGCGGGATGTCGTGGAGCATTTGCTGTCCACCAGCGCAACGCCCGGCCCCTTGGCCTGGATCAGCGGCGCCGGGGTGCTTCCCCTCGTGGAAGAACACAGGTTGCGGGCACAGCAGCGCTTACAGGAACTCGGCTCGGAACTGGGTGGGCTGACACGCGAGGTTGAGGGTGTCGAGATCCCCCACTCGCCCGGCGCGCCAGTGGCGTCGAACTCACCGCATCCCACGTCGACGCTCCACAGCCACGAAGAAGCAACAGCCTCCATCGGAACGGCAGCTGGCGGAGAATCCATGGTGGCAGGCGCACCAAACGCACAAGCCGCGGCGGCCGTCAGCGCGGCAAAAACAGCTTTAGGCACGCCATATCAGTGGGGCGGAAACGTCCCGGGAGTGGGCCTTGATTGCAGCGGCCTCACACAGTGGGCGTATGCACAGGCAGGTGTGCAGATCCCACGAACCGCGGACGCCCAGGCGATCGGGATGCAGGTCAGCCGCGATCAGCTCGCACCGGGAGACCTGGTCGTGTGGGACGGTCATGTAGCTATGGCAGTTGGGAATGGGCAGATGATCGAGGCGGGCGATCCAGTCCAGATCAACCCTGTGCGCACGGAAAACATCGGCATGAACTTCCTTGGCTTTTATCGGCCGACTGTGTGA
- the upp gene encoding uracil phosphoribosyltransferase: MDIQVVNHPLVASRMTIMRDERSDNAAFRAALADLGSMLVYEAAKDLVLEPFDVKTPVAVAEGYRLEKPPIIVPIIRAGLGMIDPALSMIPDAQVGFIGMARDEETHEPVPYLEALPEDLSGQPVMLVDPMLATGGSLLHALRLLVDRGADDITVVCMISAQPGVDTLVNSGLPVKKLVTAVIDPALNEDAYIVPGLGDAGDRLYGPRNIDLDEL; encoded by the coding sequence ATGGATATTCAGGTGGTCAATCACCCTCTCGTCGCCTCGCGCATGACGATCATGAGGGACGAACGCAGTGACAACGCAGCATTTCGCGCAGCGCTGGCCGATCTCGGCTCGATGCTCGTCTACGAGGCTGCGAAGGATCTCGTCCTCGAACCCTTCGATGTGAAAACTCCCGTGGCAGTGGCGGAAGGCTACCGGCTGGAAAAGCCACCTATCATCGTGCCCATCATTCGCGCTGGCCTGGGCATGATCGACCCGGCGTTGTCAATGATTCCCGACGCCCAGGTGGGCTTCATCGGCATGGCTCGTGACGAAGAGACGCACGAGCCCGTCCCTTATCTCGAGGCGCTCCCAGAGGATCTGTCCGGGCAGCCAGTAATGCTCGTGGACCCGATGCTGGCTACAGGAGGATCCCTACTGCACGCCCTACGCCTACTGGTCGACCGTGGAGCCGATGACATCACCGTGGTCTGCATGATCTCCGCACAACCGGGAGTGGATACCCTCGTCAATTCTGGTCTGCCCGTGAAGAAGCTGGTCACGGCGGTGATCGATCCTGCCCTCAACGAGGATGCGTACATCGTGCCGGGCCTCGGCGATGCTGGCGACCGACTCTACGGTCCGCGCAACATCGACCTCGACGAGCTCTAA
- a CDS encoding serine/threonine-protein kinase translates to MDTASQHLQRVLQERHGLTSFKEIGRGGMGVVYKAWDAALQRHVAVKALSTELLDEAGLRRFTTEMQTLGKIRHSAIVSIHYSGVLDDEGEGPAGAYFVMDYVPGGTLAERIRDRREWGNHFSVAETVEILRPIAAALDYLHGKLNPPVIHRDIKPGNVLVPSTEPGEATFEARSLLTDFGISLTPDDTRVTSLSMMIGTERYFAPELYPGESAGAEGVIHNQPNAASDNYALSLIAFEMLTLYPLKDTMSATDWRHERVFPRFAELGISAQDSGNLGAVEEVFRKAFADAPAYRYPTATAFIDALAWTGGQHGNRAPRPIGGRYTADQAPPTRDNPASNPNAMTAETSVYSASSVGQSAGYGLQQNYASQSYAHHFSNAAPTPTAAPAQETKKSGLWWKSLVGLAVLLIVGLGVSIGVQRYVMTPDWDGAEATLARVFPGLVSERENTVGWRGLVCRSADPEQGQLARIACSNEDLFVSVSDYGSGLNREENVNADGAEDLSEGTCKVQSFEVQGNQRPTWAMLPTGARSQFAVLVSSENAKNDRLEVPIC, encoded by the coding sequence GTGGACACAGCATCTCAGCACCTTCAACGCGTGCTTCAGGAAAGGCACGGGCTGACGTCGTTCAAAGAAATTGGGCGCGGCGGCATGGGAGTGGTGTACAAGGCCTGGGACGCCGCTCTACAGCGCCACGTCGCTGTGAAAGCACTCTCGACGGAGTTGCTGGACGAAGCAGGCTTGCGTCGCTTCACCACCGAAATGCAGACGCTGGGTAAGATCCGTCACTCCGCCATCGTGAGCATTCACTATTCGGGCGTGCTCGATGACGAGGGCGAGGGGCCCGCCGGCGCGTACTTCGTTATGGACTACGTGCCTGGTGGCACCCTAGCCGAACGGATTCGCGACCGCCGTGAATGGGGCAATCACTTTAGTGTCGCGGAGACGGTGGAGATTCTGCGTCCCATTGCCGCCGCCTTGGATTACCTGCACGGCAAGCTTAATCCGCCAGTGATCCACCGCGATATTAAGCCCGGCAATGTTCTCGTTCCCTCCACCGAACCCGGTGAGGCGACGTTCGAAGCACGCAGCCTGCTGACGGACTTCGGAATTTCCCTGACACCGGACGATACGCGCGTGACCTCACTGTCCATGATGATTGGCACGGAGCGCTACTTCGCGCCGGAACTCTACCCGGGCGAATCTGCGGGCGCGGAGGGCGTGATTCATAACCAGCCCAACGCGGCCAGCGACAACTATGCGCTGAGTCTCATCGCCTTTGAGATGCTCACCCTCTACCCACTCAAGGACACGATGTCTGCGACGGATTGGCGGCACGAGCGTGTCTTCCCACGCTTTGCTGAGTTGGGTATCTCTGCCCAAGATTCCGGCAATCTGGGGGCTGTGGAGGAGGTCTTCCGCAAGGCCTTTGCTGATGCCCCGGCGTACAGGTACCCCACGGCCACGGCGTTCATCGATGCCCTGGCGTGGACAGGTGGCCAGCACGGTAACCGTGCTCCGCGCCCGATCGGCGGGCGATACACTGCGGATCAAGCACCGCCGACGCGCGATAATCCGGCGTCGAACCCGAATGCAATGACCGCGGAAACCTCCGTGTACAGCGCATCTTCTGTTGGCCAGTCAGCGGGATATGGACTGCAGCAGAACTATGCTTCGCAGAGCTATGCACACCACTTCAGCAATGCGGCGCCGACTCCCACCGCTGCTCCAGCGCAAGAAACGAAGAAGAGCGGCCTGTGGTGGAAGTCTCTCGTGGGCCTCGCGGTGCTGCTGATCGTAGGGCTCGGCGTGAGCATTGGCGTGCAGCGTTATGTAATGACTCCGGATTGGGATGGGGCGGAAGCTACCCTGGCTCGAGTGTTCCCAGGGCTGGTTTCCGAGCGCGAGAATACGGTCGGCTGGCGGGGGCTGGTTTGCCGCTCCGCCGATCCGGAGCAGGGCCAGCTTGCGCGTATTGCATGCTCCAACGAGGACCTGTTCGTCTCCGTGTCGGACTACGGCTCTGGTCTTAACCGCGAGGAGAACGTCAACGCCGATGGTGCGGAGGACCTCAGCGAAGGCACGTGCAAAGTACAGTCCTTTGAGGTTCAGGGGAACCAGAGGCCCACGTGGGCGATGCTACCGACGGGCGCTCGCTCGCAGTTCGCGGTGTTAGTATCCAGCGAGAACGCTAAAAACGATCGCCTCGAGGTGCCAATTTGCTAG
- a CDS encoding cell envelope integrity protein TolA, which produces MATDNGARAYGTGIVPLEMELTSGTWYTLWAPNWIVRGEKWQAFLGDEEHIFVFKSPAEVLAFIESTNKHDLIEHAKWASFAKDKPTKVVPAPSGTISLVELPNRLAERPSYENTLAVTRGFDLLQSLGTVLGIASITKWFKSYSILHNTRRGAEHYSSQNGMEEWSGVGRTVLDKWVEVTDAIEDDLKHPELDEAAVKDAQERIDQALEAREKKAAERKQKEEAAAEDADPYDSSLWAAAGIDPIRISMNGQYVYTLRCYLDNKPLFLGHMGQINTFPNSRALVRWLIDAPEHDLEDLSTWGDILTAANAGELELEVHESNQYSFNGLREDIGKNVDAVDSDQLARAYELLADAADWAGDDGVNKVLVAYPRLQNYLAYMLGSPSDSTPTAPFDEEVKGWKALEDGLIRRFSKF; this is translated from the coding sequence ATGGCAACAGATAACGGCGCACGAGCATACGGCACGGGAATCGTCCCTCTGGAAATGGAATTGACCAGCGGTACCTGGTACACGCTCTGGGCTCCAAACTGGATCGTCCGCGGGGAAAAATGGCAGGCATTCCTCGGGGATGAGGAGCACATTTTCGTCTTTAAGTCCCCGGCCGAGGTTCTGGCCTTCATCGAATCCACGAATAAGCACGACCTCATCGAGCACGCCAAGTGGGCCAGCTTTGCCAAGGACAAGCCGACGAAGGTTGTCCCCGCACCCAGCGGCACCATCAGCCTCGTGGAGTTGCCTAATCGCCTAGCCGAGCGCCCGAGCTACGAAAATACCCTCGCCGTGACCCGGGGCTTCGATCTCTTGCAGTCCCTCGGCACCGTGCTGGGGATCGCCAGCATTACTAAGTGGTTTAAGAGTTACTCGATCCTGCACAACACCCGTCGCGGTGCAGAGCACTACTCCTCACAGAACGGTATGGAAGAATGGTCCGGCGTTGGCCGCACCGTGCTGGATAAGTGGGTTGAGGTAACAGATGCCATCGAGGATGATCTCAAGCACCCGGAACTCGATGAGGCGGCCGTGAAGGACGCCCAGGAGCGGATTGACCAGGCTCTCGAAGCCCGGGAGAAAAAGGCCGCTGAGCGCAAACAGAAGGAAGAAGCAGCCGCGGAGGACGCGGACCCTTATGATTCGAGCCTCTGGGCAGCAGCTGGTATTGATCCGATCCGCATCAGCATGAACGGCCAGTATGTCTACACGCTGCGATGCTACTTGGACAACAAGCCACTCTTCCTCGGCCACATGGGGCAGATCAATACCTTCCCCAACTCTCGCGCACTGGTGCGCTGGCTCATCGATGCACCGGAGCATGACCTGGAGGATCTCTCCACGTGGGGCGACATTCTCACCGCGGCAAATGCTGGCGAGCTGGAGCTAGAGGTTCACGAATCCAACCAGTATTCCTTCAACGGTTTGCGCGAGGACATCGGGAAGAACGTGGACGCCGTGGATTCCGACCAGTTGGCGCGCGCCTACGAACTACTTGCGGATGCTGCTGACTGGGCTGGCGACGACGGCGTCAACAAAGTGCTTGTCGCCTACCCACGCCTGCAGAACTACTTGGCCTACATGCTCGGCTCCCCGAGCGATTCCACCCCAACTGCACCATTCGATGAGGAAGTCAAGGGCTGGAAGGCCCTGGAGGATGGCCTGATCCGCCGCTTCTCGAAGTTCTAA